From a region of the Georgenia yuyongxinii genome:
- a CDS encoding acyltransferase family protein, with the protein MTTQVQQDRDKSASGTTAGSAPAGRIEGLDGLRAIAVAAVLVFHLRPASLPGGYLGVDMFFVVSGFLITTLLLRELATRHRIDLPKFWLRRARRLLPALVTVVVTTVPLAWLAERDLLVGVARQTLGALTFSSNWLEVAAGSSYFTATSPQLFVNFWSLAVEEQFYLLWPLALVVIVAAVPRARSRAMVALGVAAVSAVLMAVLHEPGQDATRVYYGTDTHLFGLMLGAALAFASAAPGGGPVGAAQWRRWRGPSTLVALGGLLALMLTLDQGATWTFRGGIVLASVFTAVLVAALLGPAGPFQRLLRARPLEWLGQRSYAVYLWHWPVILIVGELVPTAQDSAGHWLVRGAALTITLALAAVSFRLVEQPVRSLGFRGTWSRARAALTSRLPGRRVLARVVTGAAALAVVATVAAVAVAPERSRTHEQLLAGQERVEDSAERAEVVTPSPATDFSMPTGEEITGFGDSIVVTSADGLEVRFPGLMLDAVSNRQWPDGETAVRDRLADGTVRRAVFLDYGTNAGVDDEALVRRVLDALGPDRLIVVVNLYGGSYWVPEANATLAGIVARYPNAIVADWHDAISAHPELLQSDGIHPDLDGAYLYADVVAGAFAELSERLTGVPVKEVTPSAIEEAGTSAQATTVTAQ; encoded by the coding sequence ATGACTACCCAGGTGCAGCAGGACCGTGACAAGAGCGCGTCCGGCACGACGGCGGGCAGCGCGCCGGCCGGGCGCATCGAGGGGCTCGACGGCTTGCGCGCCATCGCCGTCGCCGCCGTCCTGGTCTTCCACCTGCGTCCGGCGTCGCTGCCCGGCGGGTACCTCGGGGTCGACATGTTCTTCGTCGTCTCCGGGTTCCTCATCACCACGCTCCTGCTGCGTGAGCTCGCCACCAGGCACCGGATCGACCTGCCGAAGTTCTGGCTGCGACGCGCCCGCCGGCTGCTGCCCGCCCTGGTGACGGTGGTGGTGACCACCGTGCCGCTGGCGTGGCTGGCCGAGCGAGACCTCCTCGTGGGCGTCGCCCGCCAGACGCTCGGTGCCCTGACCTTCTCCAGCAACTGGCTGGAGGTGGCGGCCGGGTCGAGCTACTTCACCGCCACCTCGCCCCAGCTCTTCGTTAACTTCTGGTCCCTGGCCGTGGAGGAGCAGTTCTACCTGCTGTGGCCGCTCGCCCTCGTCGTCATCGTCGCGGCGGTCCCACGCGCCCGCAGCCGCGCCATGGTGGCGCTCGGGGTCGCCGCCGTGTCGGCGGTCCTCATGGCGGTGCTCCACGAGCCCGGGCAGGACGCCACGCGGGTGTACTACGGGACGGACACGCACCTGTTCGGTCTCATGCTCGGCGCCGCGCTGGCCTTCGCCTCGGCGGCGCCGGGCGGCGGCCCCGTTGGGGCCGCGCAGTGGCGACGCTGGCGCGGGCCGTCGACCCTGGTCGCGCTGGGTGGCCTGCTCGCACTGATGCTCACCCTGGACCAGGGCGCCACCTGGACGTTCCGCGGCGGGATCGTGCTCGCCTCGGTGTTCACGGCCGTGCTCGTCGCCGCGCTGCTCGGCCCGGCCGGCCCGTTCCAGCGCCTCCTGCGTGCCCGCCCGCTGGAGTGGCTCGGACAGCGCTCCTACGCGGTCTACCTGTGGCACTGGCCGGTCATCCTCATCGTCGGCGAGCTGGTGCCCACCGCCCAGGACTCCGCCGGGCACTGGCTGGTCCGGGGCGCGGCGCTCACGATCACCCTGGCCCTCGCCGCCGTCTCGTTCCGGCTGGTCGAGCAGCCCGTCCGCAGCCTCGGATTCCGTGGCACCTGGTCACGGGCTCGGGCCGCGCTGACCAGCCGGCTGCCGGGCCGCCGCGTGCTCGCGCGCGTCGTGACCGGTGCCGCCGCGCTCGCCGTCGTCGCCACCGTGGCGGCCGTCGCCGTCGCGCCGGAGCGCTCGCGGACCCACGAGCAGCTCCTCGCCGGTCAGGAACGTGTCGAGGACTCCGCCGAGCGGGCGGAGGTGGTAACACCGTCGCCGGCCACCGACTTCTCGATGCCCACGGGGGAGGAGATCACCGGCTTCGGCGACTCCATCGTCGTCACCAGCGCCGACGGCCTCGAGGTGCGTTTCCCCGGCCTCATGCTCGACGCCGTCTCCAACCGCCAGTGGCCCGACGGCGAGACCGCCGTCCGCGACCGGCTCGCCGACGGCACGGTGCGCCGGGCGGTCTTCCTCGACTACGGCACCAACGCGGGCGTCGACGACGAGGCCCTCGTCCGGCGGGTGCTCGACGCGCTCGGACCCGACCGGTTGATCGTGGTCGTCAACCTCTACGGCGGCAGCTACTGGGTGCCTGAGGCCAACGCCACCCTCGCCGGGATCGTCGCCCGCTACCCGAACGCGATCGTGGCGGACTGGCACGACGCCATCTCCGCCCACCCGGAGCTGCTCCAGTCCGACGGGATCCATCCGGACCTCGACGGCGCCTACCTCTATGCCGACGTCGTCGCGGGTGCCTTCGCCGAGCTGTCGGAGCGCCTGACCGGCGTGCCGGTGAAGGAGGTGACGCCGTCGGCCATCGAGGAAGCCGGGACGTCGGCGCAGGCCACCACCGTGACCGCGCAGTAG
- a CDS encoding sensor histidine kinase: MRALRRENLGILMGAVLIGALTGALLRGTVADALFVSCLALGVLLALRHLVGAVLRWRAARARAVEVSALEPGAVARAAVREERGRLGADIQAVVRAAMVEMRDAARRAVQLWDADPVADLRRIQRAGSSATSELRRMLGLLREPPEPVPVTASGRGGARIRRQDVLLAALAAADVLAEAVIAHRMAWPEAVYVTPVAVVLTVLAALTVLGRTLAPGASTLLLAVLHATGTLLGHPVIEGAWMLVTVGALGWACGAWERRLVWALAGPAALVLALVHKHAQYRPENLFIALVILGVALFSGFMVRVVRSRADHARRVTGAREAALGAASTAAVRAERLTVARELHDLVSGAVGVMVMQAGAAEMLLATDRAAARRALDVVLTTCAHTLAELDRFLAAEDGFRGAVGHDLTDLRGLVDRMRLAGLAVDLTVTGDTAAVIPTVYRVVQESLLNTLRHAPGARASAELAVAGGTVRVVVVDDGPGPGTDTPRGFGLVGLAERVQHDGGALITGAGPDGTGFRVEVELPLPAGAAPPVPGAGRALTGTGTP; encoded by the coding sequence GTGCGCGCGCTGCGGCGGGAGAACCTCGGCATCCTCATGGGGGCCGTGCTCATCGGTGCCCTCACGGGCGCCCTTCTGCGTGGCACCGTCGCCGACGCGCTGTTCGTCTCCTGCCTCGCGCTCGGCGTCCTCCTTGCTCTGCGGCATCTCGTGGGTGCGGTCCTGCGGTGGCGGGCCGCCCGCGCCCGCGCGGTCGAGGTGTCCGCGTTGGAGCCGGGCGCCGTCGCCCGGGCCGCGGTGCGCGAGGAACGTGGCCGCCTGGGGGCCGACATCCAGGCGGTGGTGCGGGCGGCGATGGTCGAGATGCGCGACGCCGCCCGGCGGGCCGTCCAGTTGTGGGACGCCGACCCGGTCGCCGACCTCCGCCGGATCCAGCGCGCGGGGTCGTCCGCCACGAGTGAGCTGCGGCGCATGCTCGGCCTGCTGCGCGAGCCCCCCGAGCCGGTGCCAGTGACGGCCTCGGGTCGAGGCGGCGCGCGGATCCGCCGCCAGGACGTCCTGCTCGCCGCGCTCGCGGCCGCCGACGTGCTCGCCGAAGCGGTGATCGCCCACCGGATGGCCTGGCCGGAGGCGGTGTACGTGACGCCCGTCGCCGTCGTTCTGACGGTCCTCGCCGCCCTGACTGTCCTGGGTCGCACCCTCGCGCCCGGTGCCTCCACCCTCCTGCTCGCCGTCCTCCATGCCACCGGGACGCTGCTGGGGCACCCGGTGATCGAGGGGGCGTGGATGCTGGTCACGGTCGGCGCGCTCGGCTGGGCGTGCGGGGCGTGGGAGCGCCGCCTGGTCTGGGCGCTGGCCGGACCGGCCGCGCTCGTCCTGGCCCTGGTCCACAAGCACGCCCAGTACCGGCCCGAGAACCTCTTCATCGCCCTCGTCATCCTGGGTGTGGCGCTGTTCAGCGGGTTCATGGTCCGTGTGGTCCGCAGCCGGGCGGACCACGCCCGACGGGTCACGGGCGCCCGTGAGGCCGCGCTCGGGGCCGCGTCCACCGCGGCCGTGCGGGCCGAGCGGCTCACGGTTGCCCGTGAGCTCCACGACCTCGTCTCCGGCGCGGTGGGCGTCATGGTCATGCAGGCCGGGGCGGCCGAGATGCTGCTCGCCACGGACCGGGCCGCCGCGCGCCGGGCGCTCGACGTGGTCCTGACCACGTGCGCCCACACCCTTGCGGAGCTGGACCGGTTCCTCGCCGCGGAGGACGGCTTCCGGGGCGCCGTCGGCCACGACCTGACGGACCTGCGGGGACTCGTGGACCGAATGCGGCTGGCGGGGCTCGCCGTCGACCTCACGGTGACCGGCGACACCGCCGCGGTCATCCCCACGGTGTACCGCGTCGTGCAGGAGTCGCTGCTCAACACGCTGCGGCACGCCCCGGGTGCCCGCGCGTCCGCGGAGCTGGCCGTCGCGGGCGGCACGGTGCGGGTCGTCGTGGTTGACGACGGACCCGGGCCCGGCACCGACACCCCCCGCGGGTTCGGGCTCGTCGGCCTCGCCGAGCGTGTCCAGCACGACGGCGGTGCGCTCATCACCGGCGCGGGACCGGACGGGACCGGCTTCCGGGTGGAGGTGGAGCTGCCGCTTCCCGCCGGCGCCGCCCCACCGGTGCCAGGCGCGGGGCGCGCGCTCACCGGGACGGGGACGCCATGA
- the sucD gene encoding succinate--CoA ligase subunit alpha, whose product MSIFLSSSSRVIVQGMTGAMGQIHTSRMLSSGTQIVGGVNPRKAGTSVDFDVAPIGPGAESRQAGQVSVPVFGSVAEAKEATGADVSVIFVPPAHTKAAVLEAVDAGVPLIVIITEGVPVDDTAEFFTYAQSKGVRLIGPNCPGIITPGESNVGITPANIAQPGRIGLVSKSGTLTYQMMYELGDLGFSTCIGIGGDPIIGTTHIDALQAFQDDPNTDLIVMIGEIGGDAEERAAEFIKANVTKPVVGYVAGFTAPEGKTMGHAGAIVSGSLGTAEAKKVALEAAGVKVGKTPSETARLARELLGA is encoded by the coding sequence ATGTCGATCTTCCTCAGCTCCAGCTCCCGCGTCATCGTCCAGGGCATGACGGGCGCGATGGGCCAGATCCACACCAGCCGCATGCTCAGCTCGGGCACCCAGATTGTCGGCGGCGTCAACCCCCGCAAGGCCGGCACCAGCGTCGACTTCGACGTCGCCCCGATCGGGCCGGGCGCCGAGTCCCGCCAGGCCGGCCAGGTGTCGGTGCCCGTCTTCGGCTCCGTCGCCGAGGCCAAGGAGGCCACCGGGGCGGACGTCTCGGTGATCTTCGTGCCGCCGGCCCACACCAAGGCCGCGGTCCTCGAGGCCGTCGACGCCGGCGTCCCGCTGATCGTCATCATCACCGAGGGCGTCCCGGTGGACGACACCGCCGAGTTCTTCACCTACGCCCAGTCCAAGGGCGTGCGGCTCATCGGCCCGAACTGCCCCGGCATCATCACCCCGGGTGAGTCCAACGTGGGCATCACCCCGGCCAACATCGCCCAGCCGGGCCGCATCGGGCTCGTCTCGAAGTCCGGCACGCTGACCTACCAGATGATGTACGAGCTCGGTGACCTGGGCTTCTCCACCTGCATCGGCATCGGTGGCGACCCGATCATCGGCACCACGCACATCGACGCCCTCCAGGCGTTCCAGGACGACCCGAACACCGACCTCATCGTCATGATCGGGGAGATCGGCGGCGACGCCGAGGAGCGGGCGGCCGAGTTCATCAAGGCCAACGTCACCAAGCCGGTGGTCGGGTACGTCGCCGGCTTCACCGCACCGGAGGGCAAGACCATGGGCCACGCCGGCGCCATCGTCTCCGGTTCCTTGGGCACCGCCGAGGCCAAGAAGGTCGCCCTCGAGGCGGCCGGCGTCAAGGTCGGCAAGACGCCGTCGGAGACTGCGCGCCTGGCGCGCGAGCTGCTCGGCGCCTGA
- a CDS encoding response regulator: protein MTVRVLLVDDHDLLRQGLAAILGTDAGLDVVGECPDGPSAVRRARLLEPDVVLMDIEMPGGDGLTATAQILAAQPAVRVMVLTTFDLDEYVLAALRAGASGFLVKTMPPAKIVAAVKACAAGETMLGPTVLDRLVASYVQRPDAAAFPGLDTLTDREREVLLAMAKGLSNVEIGEALYLAETTVKTHVTRVLAKLGVRDRVQAVVIAHRSGLVTGSG from the coding sequence ATGACCGTGCGCGTGCTGCTGGTCGATGACCATGACCTGCTGCGGCAGGGACTGGCTGCGATCCTCGGGACCGACGCAGGCCTGGACGTGGTGGGCGAGTGCCCCGACGGCCCGAGCGCCGTGCGTCGCGCCCGCCTGCTGGAGCCCGACGTGGTGCTCATGGACATCGAGATGCCGGGCGGGGACGGACTGACCGCCACCGCCCAGATCCTCGCCGCCCAGCCGGCCGTCCGCGTGATGGTGCTGACCACCTTCGACCTGGACGAGTACGTGCTCGCCGCCCTGCGCGCCGGCGCCAGCGGGTTCCTGGTCAAGACGATGCCGCCGGCAAAGATCGTCGCGGCCGTCAAGGCGTGCGCGGCCGGGGAGACGATGCTCGGTCCTACCGTGCTCGACCGGCTCGTGGCGAGCTACGTGCAGCGGCCGGACGCCGCCGCGTTCCCGGGCCTGGACACCCTCACCGACCGGGAGCGGGAGGTGCTGCTCGCCATGGCGAAGGGCCTGTCCAACGTCGAGATCGGCGAGGCGCTCTACCTGGCCGAGACCACGGTGAAGACCCACGTGACCCGCGTGCTCGCAAAGCTCGGTGTGCGTGACCGCGTGCAGGCGGTGGTGATCGCCCACCGCAGCGGCCTGGTGACCGGGAGCGGCTGA
- the sucC gene encoding ADP-forming succinate--CoA ligase subunit beta yields MDLFEYQARDILEKHGVPVLGGIVATTPAEARAAAEQLGGGTVVVKAQVKIGGRGKAGGVKLAHSPEEAEARAEEILGMDIKGHTVHRVMIAEGAKIAEEYYFSVLLDRSERRYLAMASVEGGMEIEQLAVERPEALAKVPVDPTVGIDAAKAKEIVDQAGFAPEVADEVASVIQKLWAVYDGEDATLVEVNPLVRTEDGAVIALDAKVTLDTNADFRHPEHAELEDKAAADPLEAKAKELGLNYVKLDGEVGIIGNGAGLVMSTLDVVAYAGEEHGVKPANFLDIGGGANAEVMANGLDVILGDPQVKSVFVNVFGGITACDEVANGIVKALEILGDKETKPLVVRLDGNNVEEGRRILAEANHPLVTMADTMDGAAAKAAELAAAK; encoded by the coding sequence GTGGACCTCTTCGAGTACCAGGCTCGGGACATTCTCGAGAAGCACGGCGTGCCCGTGCTTGGCGGGATCGTCGCGACGACACCGGCCGAGGCACGTGCCGCGGCAGAGCAGCTCGGCGGCGGGACCGTCGTCGTCAAGGCCCAGGTCAAGATCGGCGGGCGTGGCAAGGCGGGCGGCGTCAAGCTCGCGCACAGCCCCGAGGAGGCCGAGGCGCGCGCCGAGGAGATCCTCGGCATGGACATCAAGGGCCACACGGTCCACCGCGTGATGATCGCCGAGGGCGCCAAGATCGCCGAGGAGTACTACTTCTCCGTCCTGCTCGACCGGTCCGAGCGCCGCTATCTCGCCATGGCGTCCGTCGAGGGCGGCATGGAGATCGAGCAGCTCGCCGTCGAGCGCCCCGAGGCCCTCGCGAAGGTGCCCGTGGACCCGACCGTCGGCATCGACGCGGCCAAGGCCAAGGAGATCGTCGACCAGGCCGGCTTCGCCCCCGAGGTGGCCGACGAGGTCGCCTCCGTGATCCAGAAGCTCTGGGCGGTCTACGACGGGGAGGACGCCACCCTCGTCGAGGTCAACCCGCTGGTGCGCACCGAGGACGGGGCGGTCATCGCCCTCGACGCCAAGGTCACCCTCGACACCAACGCCGACTTCCGCCACCCCGAGCACGCCGAGCTCGAGGACAAGGCCGCCGCGGACCCGCTCGAGGCCAAGGCCAAGGAGCTGGGCCTGAACTACGTCAAGCTCGACGGCGAGGTCGGCATCATCGGCAACGGTGCCGGGCTGGTCATGTCCACCCTCGACGTCGTCGCCTACGCGGGCGAGGAGCACGGCGTCAAGCCCGCGAACTTCCTCGACATCGGTGGCGGCGCGAACGCCGAGGTCATGGCCAACGGCCTGGACGTCATCCTGGGCGACCCCCAGGTGAAGTCGGTGTTCGTCAACGTCTTCGGCGGCATCACCGCCTGCGACGAGGTCGCCAACGGCATCGTCAAGGCGCTGGAGATCCTCGGCGACAAGGAGACCAAGCCCCTCGTGGTCCGCCTGGACGGCAACAACGTCGAGGAGGGTCGCCGGATCCTCGCCGAGGCGAACCACCCGCTGGTCACCATGGCCGACACGATGGACGGCGCGGCCGCCAAGGCCGCCGAGCTCGCGGCCGCGAAGTAA